The window CTGCTAAGCTAGTGTGCTACGCACACGTGGGTTCAAATAAATCTACCTTTTTCCTTTTAGGAAAAAGTGACCTTTACCCCAAAAAGAAAATGGAGTAATGAAAATCCCACCCTCGACGCTTTACATATTATTATAAGCTTTAGTTTCTTACTATTTATATTAAATTATTTGGGGGTGTGTAAACATGAAACAAATAACTATTTTTTCTGAGAATAAAACAGAGGTTCTCGCAGATATATGTGCTTTATTAGGTAATTCTGGAGTGAATATTGAATCAATTTCTGCCCAAGGAGAATTAAATAAAGGAGTAATTAGAATTATTACTACAGACCCAAAAACAGCAGAAAAAGTATTAAGCCAAAAAGGATATAAGACATTTATAGGAGATATCTTGATTCTAAATTTAGATGATAAACCAGGTGAATTAGCTAAGGTGATAAAAACTTTATCTAAAGAAGGAATTGATTTAGAAACATTATATTTATTGTCTAAAGAAAAAGGAATCACCCATATCGCAGTAAGACCTATAGGAGATATAGAAAAAGCAAAATTAGCTATAAAATCTTATTTAATTATAGATT of the Candidatus Micrarchaeia archaeon genome contains:
- a CDS encoding ACT domain-containing protein, whose protein sequence is MKQITIFSENKTEVLADICALLGNSGVNIESISAQGELNKGVIRIITTDPKTAEKVLSQKGYKTFIGDILILNLDDKPGELAKVIKTLSKEGIDLETLYLLSKEKGITHIAVRPIGDIEKAKLAIKSYLIID